In Festucalex cinctus isolate MCC-2025b chromosome 21, RoL_Fcin_1.0, whole genome shotgun sequence, one genomic interval encodes:
- the tlr5b gene encoding toll-like receptor 5b, with protein sequence MSGRKRNMWNLVLQLLVNVPVVACDPSCKIYGSVAACQGQNHQWVPALPPSITSLYLELNIISEMNSTSLQNLENLLELDLGKQLVMLVIRNNTFLRQTRLVRLVLGDNVGLQLEPRAFAGMVSLKYLFLDHCDLTDSILAHDYLQPLLSLEKLNLFGNKLRRLKPGLFFQNLSNLMEINLMLNQIEQLCEEDLIGFRGKYLTHFNLDSNHLYKMATSDFDWERCGNPFREMAFNILDLSTSGFNVTTTQRFLKAIQGTPIAHLIYSGYLGKGFTHDNLPDPDRRTFEGLANSGLSVFDLSKNRIFALQRAVFRPLSNTIIIDVSQNKINQINGQAFSGQGNLRLLNLSFNILGEVYSHTFKNLTELRVLDLSFNNIGVLDYRAFEGLSKLRALYMTGNSLRNLYSPASLPNLEYLLLSDNRLADLYNIDQLSINAIHVDVTNNRLTNLEDVYFILTHFKHLQNLFFGGNFIKWCVLGQNISIPLNHSLKVLDLHDSSLQLIWAKGTCLDVFNHLNNLIGLNLSFNALTSLPKGIFDGLSAIIEIDLSSNALTYLEPNIFPNSLRQLDLSNNFLANPDPMTLDSLLLLSLSGNRFHCDCHLESFLKWMNETNVTFFGPEDYRCKFPAVHYDLPLFNYSRIVETCEVDDELAVQELKFALFIFSALLILTAILCGIAYARLRGWIYITYKKAIGRVLQGPKAPPPLQDAQYDAYLCFSNFDYMWVEAALLKKLDNKFSEENVLHCCFEARDFLPGEDHLSNIRDAIWGSRKTVCVVSKEFLKDGWCLEAFTLAQGRMLNELRNVLIMLVVGKVAHYQLMKYNAVRAFVQRREYLIWPEDPQDLEWFYERLVSQILKDTKVKKLDEEAPKPDIPPGNDIPLEAQL encoded by the exons ATGAGCGGCAGGAAGCGCAACATGTGGAACCTGGTTCTTCAGCTGCTCGTGAATGTGCCG GTTGTCGCATGTGACCCATCATGTAAAATATATGGCTCTGTAGCCGCTTGTCAAGGACAGAATCACCAGTGGGTGCCTGCTCTGCCTCCAAGCATCACCTCCCTCTACTTGGAGCTCAACATAATCTCTGAGATGAACAGCACATCCCTCCAAAATCTGGAGAATCTGCTCGAGTTGGATCTGGGGAAACAGCTGGTGATGCTCGTTATAAGGAACAACACGTTCCTAAGGCAGACACGGTTGGTCCGCTTGGTTCTGGGCGACAACGTCGGCCTTCAACTGGAGCCGCGAGCATTCGCAGGGATGGTCAGTTTGAAATACCTCTTCTTGGACCACTGCGATTTGACCGACTCCATATTGGCGCACGACTACCTCCAGCCGCTCTTGTCCCTGGAAAAGCTTAATCTTTTTGGTAACAAACTACGAAGGCTCAAACCTGGACTTTTCTTTCAAAACCTCTCAAATTTGATGGAGATAAACCTCATGTTGAATCAGATTGAACAATTATGTGAAGAAGATCTCATCGGTTTCAGAGGGAAGTACCTCACACACTTCAATTTAGACTCCAATCACTTGTACAAAATGGCCACAAGTGATTTCGATTGGGAAAGATGCGGAAACCCGTTTCGAGAAATGGCCTTCAATATCCTTGATCTATCAACCAGTGGGTTCAATGTGACCACTACCCAACGGTTTCTCAAAGCAATTCAGGGGACTCCCATTGCTCATCTCATATATTCCGGATACTTGGGGAAAGGCTTCACACATGACAACCTACCAGATCCCGACAGGCGCACATTTGAAGGTCTTGCAAATAGCGGATTAAGCGTTTTTGATCTGTCGAAAAACCGAATATTTGCCTTGCAGAGAGCCGTTTTCCGTCCCCTGAGCAACACGATAATCATCGACGTCtcgcaaaacaaaatcaatcaaattaaTGGCCAGGCCTTTAGCGGTCAGGGAAACTTAAGACTGCTCAACTTGTCATTCAATATTCTAGGAGAAGTATATTCACACACGTTTAAAAACCTGACAGAGCTGAGGGTTTTGGATTTGTCTTTCAATAACATTGGTGTGCTGGACTATCGAGCGTTTGAAGGTCTTTCCAAATTACGAGCATTATATATGACAGGAAACTCCCTACGCAACCTGTATTCGCCGGCATCACTGCCAAACCTTGAATATCTTCTTCTAAGTGACAATCGGTTGGCTGATCTATACAACATCGATCAACTAAGCATCAATGCGATTCATGTGGACGTGACAAACAACCGATTAACCAACCTTGAAGacgtttatttcattttaactcatttcaaGCATCTGCAGAACTTATTCTTCGGTGGTAATTTTATTAAGTGGTGCGTACTCGGTCAGAACATCTCGATTCCTCTTAATCATAGTTTAAAAGTGCTGGATCTTCATGATAGCTCTCTGCAGTTGATTTGGGCTAAGGGCACATGCCTTGACGTGTTTAATCATCTCAACAATCTGATCGGTCTAAATTTAAGCTTCAACGCGCTCACGAGTCTCCCAAAGGGCATTTTCGACGGTCTCAGTGCCATCATTGAGATCGACTTGTCATCCAATGCCCTGACATATCTGGAGCCAAATATTTTCCCAAACAGCCTTAGACAGCTTGACCTTTCCAACAACTTCTTGGCCAACCCAGATCCAATGACCTTAGATTCCCTCCTCCTCCTGAGCCTTTCGGGTAATCGCTTTCATTGCGACTGTCATCTCGAGAGCTTCCTGAAGTGGATGAACGAGACAAACGTAACTTTCTTCGGTCCAGAGGACTACCGATGCAAGTTTCCGGCTGTTCACTATGACCTTCCTCTGTTTAACTACTCCCGAATCGTGGAAACGTGCGAGGTCGATGATGAGCTAGCGGTCCAGGAGCTCAAATTTGCGCTGTTCATCTTCTCCGCCCTCCTTATTCTCACCGCCATACTTTGCGGGATTGCTTACGCTCGTCTCCGTGGATGGATTTATATCACTTACAAAAAAGCTATCGGGAGAGTTCTGCAGGGTCCCAAAGCCCCACCTCCTTTGCAGGACGCGCAGTACGACGCCTACCTGTGCTTCAGCAACTTTGACTACATGTGGGTGGAAGCTGCCTTACTAAAAAAGTTGGACAACAAGTTCTCTGAAGAGAACGTCCTACACTGTTGTTTCGAAGCCAGAGACTTCCTGCCCGGCGAGGACCACCTCTCCAACATTAGAGATGCCATCTGGGGCAGCAGGAAGACTGTTTGTGTCGTCTCCAAGGAGTTCCTTAAAG atGGCTGGTGCTTGGAGGCATTCACCTTGGCTCAGGGCCGCATGCTGAATGAGCTCAGAAACGTTCTGATAATGCTGGTGGTCGGGAAG GTGGCTCACTACCAGCTGATGAAGTACAACGCAGTCCGAGCGTTCGTCCAGAGGAGAGAGTACCTCATCTGGCCGGAGGACCCTCAGGATCTGGAGTGGTTTTACGAGCGCCTCGTCTCTCAGATACTCAAAGACACTAAAGTCAAGAAGTTAGATGAGGAGGCGCCAAAGCCTGACATTCCACCTGGAAACGACATCCCCCTTGAAGCACAACTGTGA
- the LOC144010238 gene encoding thrombomodulin-like, translating to MKDATRLFVAALAVLAGRLGGTEPDGGFCAESSCFAVFRHSGDFPSARDHCKERDGLLMAVRSSWSRDVLSQLLRNFSGRFWIGLHRLSGCPDETSRLKGYEWLTKDDESGFDDWAPDFNSSCSAPRCVTVSDVDGLQWVQEACDARVAGFLCEYHFAYSCERLEEPALKYSTPLGFGGDGEHLLSLPPGSIATLMPSNVKLVCAETWLKAPWSCEIREGGCEHRCVVDDEHQPACSCPPGFSVNQVNDITCDVGAEDHCARLGCEFACLAEEDGGAYSCACDHGFKLAPDGRSCVDFNDCSDERQCPGENFRCVNTVGGFKCECERGFKMAGGLCVDQDECASAPCEHRCENTHGSYKCFCFDRYKVDPQDTNKCKLHCGKEECVAECDPNDKYQCYCPDGYIAEERKDHTVCIDMDECADSYCEQGCKNTYGGYVCSCRKGFNLVNVVFCVRNEDEDEEAEASGEAATTPNAPTVTSHEVAPTQQPSAVTVGGLVAIIVCCVLVVVVVVFLSQHVLNKRGKEEREATYKAPDGGETHSLQGMGSEA from the coding sequence ATGAAGGATGCCACGAGGCTGTTCGTGGCCGCGCTGGCTGTGCTGGCGGGGAGACTCGGTGGGACGGAGCCGGATGGCGGGTTCTGCGCCGAGAGCAGCTGTTTCGCCGTCTTCCGCCACTCCGGCGACTTCCCAAGCGCGCGGGATCATTGCAAAGAGCGCGACGGGCTTTTAATGGCCGTGCGTTCGTCTTGGTCACGTGACGTCCTCTCTCAATTGTTGAGGAACTTTTCGGGTCGATTCTGGATCGGTTTGCATCGCCTAAGCGGCTGCCCGGATGAAACATCCCGTCTTAAAGGTTATGAGTGGTTGACTAAAGATGACGAAAGTGGTTTTGACGACTGGGCTCCTGATTTCAACAGCAGCTGCTCCGCTCCACGCTGCGTCACAGTGTCCGACGTGGACGGACTCCAGTGGGTTCAAGAGGCGTGTGACGCACGGGTCGCCGGCTTCCTGTGCGAGTACCACTTCGCATACTCGTGCGAGAGACTCGAGGAGCCAGCTTTGAAGTACAGCACCCCGTTGGGATTCGGGGGAGACGGAGAGCATCTGCTGTCCTTGCCGCCCGGAAGCATCGCCACGCTGATGCCGAGCAACGTCAAGCTAGTGTGCGCCGAAACGTGGCTCAAAGCTCCGTGGAGCTGCGAGATCCGCGAAGGAGGCTGCGAGCACAGGTGCGTCGTGGATGACGAGCACCAGCCCGCTTGCTCGTGCCCGCCCGGCTTCTCCGTCAACCAGGtgaatgacatcacctgtgacgTAGGCGCGGAGGACCACTGCGCGCGTTTGGGGTGCGAGTTCGCCTGTTTGGCGGAGGAGGACGGCGGCGCGTATTCCTGCGCGTGCGACCACGGCTTCAAACTGGCACCGGACGGGAGGTCTTGCGTGGACTTTAACGACTGCTCGGATGAGCGCCAGTGCCCGGGTGAGAACTTCCGGTGCGTCAACACAGTGGGTGGCTTCAAGTGCGAATGCGAGCGCGGGTTCAAGATGGCGGGCGGCTTGTGCGTGGACCAGGACGAGTGCGCGTCCGCCCCGTGTGAGCACCGGTGCGAAAACACGCACGGGAGTTACAAATGCTTCTGCTTTGATAGATATAAAGTGGACCCGCAGGATACTAACAAGTGTAAGCTGCACTGTGGCAAGGAGGAGTGCGTAGCGGAGTGCGACCCAAACGACAAGTACCAATGCTACTGCCCTGATGGTTACATCGCGGAGGAGAGGAAGGACCACACCGTGTGCATCGACATGGACGAATGCGCCGACTCTTACTGTGAACAAGGGTGCAAAAACACTTACGGCGGCTACGTTTGCTCCTGTCGTAAAGGATTCAATTTGGTGAACGTGGTGTTTTGCGTCAGAAACGAAGATGAGGACGAAGAGGCGGAGGCCTCGGGGGAGGCCGCAACGACTCCAAACGCACCCACGGTGACGTCACACGAGGTCGCCCCAACGCAGCAGCCCTCGGCGGTGACAGTCGGCGGGCTGGTGGCGATAATAGTGTGCTGTGTCCTTgtcgtggtggtggtggtctttTTGTCGCAGCACGTCCTGAACAAAAGGGGGAAAGAGGAGAGAGAGGCTACGTATAAAGCCCCGGATGGAGGGGAGACACACAGTTTACAAGGGATGGGGAGTGAAGCGTAA
- the LOC144010239 gene encoding thrombomodulin-like, which yields MIALLMRALLLCGLQETALSLRGRCTRNWCYALFEGSKDFQGAQKSCRDSGGDLLVEVEEARRLLAGISGSFWFGSQDCISGTHLRGGNLTFQVTPCGDQLDGYICQYASGDPCTAISVVGDAQVRYTAPMGFEVTATSLYFPYGTLALTGKTDASHPDTKHLCFEHHWLRAPWNCEAMDGGCEHKCNATSGWCACPPEREHLHANLFSCSDDPCASCSHMCDNATRTCECHAGYALAPDGKSCADVDECEQPDVCAGAGEECANARGEYECRCKDGFVEEGGECVDVSVCDKCEHMKCVKGDGVYACACRDGFRVSQRDRTKCEMYCDQQDCPANCILNPDVEDKDMHQCFCPDGYIQDVRNNTPYCTDINECELLMQCEHTCENRFGSYVCSCNEGYDLFDGYMCVHPEDDDDDWTPLFPTPARPRPAAVPSYVKAGSVLGLTVFLLLCLVLLFLLVRYLTKRCGSLDIASIKGPDMDIFYLQQVTTETYKRLSFDRQSKCDSQRL from the coding sequence ATGATCGCTTTGCTGATGCGTGCGCTTCTCCTATGCGGGCTGCAGGAAACTGCGCTTTCCCTACGCGGACGTTGCACCCGGAATTGGTGTTACGCGCTTTTTGAGGGATCAAAAGACTTCCAGGGAGCGCAGAAAAGCTGCCGAGATTCCGGTGGAGATTTGTTGGTCGAAGTGGAAGAGGCCAGACGCTTACTAGCCGGTATCAGCGGGAGTTTTTGGTTCGGCTCCCAAGACTGCATTTCTGGCACCCATTTGAGGGGAGGCAACCTGACGTTCCAGGTGACACCGTGCGGGGACCAACTCGATGGGTACATTTGTCAGTACGCCAGCGGGGACCCTTGCACGGCCATCTCCGTAGTGGGAGACGCCCAGGTGAGATACACAGCACCGATGGGCTTTGAGGTAACCGCCACTTCGCTTTACTTCCCTTATGGGACGCTCGCGCTAACCGGGAAGACGGACGCCTCGCATCCGGATACGAAGCATTTGTGTTTCGAGCATCATTGGCTGCGAGCTCCGTGGAACTGCGAGGCGATGGATGGCGGCTGCGAGCACAAATGCAACGCCACATCCGGCTGGTGCGCGTGCCCCCCGGAGAGAGAACACCTCCACGCCAACCTCTTCTCCTGCAGCGACGACCCGTGCGCGAGTTGCTCGCACATGTGCGACAACGCCACTCGAACGTGCGAGTGCCACGCGGGCTACGCGCTGGCCCCGGACGGGAAAAGCTGCGCGGACGTGGACGAGTGCGAGCAGCCGGATGTTTGCGCGGGAGCGGGCGAGGAATGCGCGAACGCGCGCGGCGAGTACGAGTGCAGGTGCAAGGACGGTTTCGTGGAGGAGGGCGGCGAGTGCGTGGATGTGAGCGTCTGCGACAAATGCGAGCACATGAAGTGCGTGAAAGGCGACGGCGTGTACGCGTGCGCGTGCCGCGACGGGTTCAGGGTGTCCCAGCGTGACCGTACCAAGTGCGAGATGTACTGCGACCAGCAGGACTGCCCGGCGAACTGCATCCTGAATCCCGACGTGGAGGACAAGGACATGCATCAGTGTTTCTGCCCTGACGGCTACATCCAAGACGTCCGCAACAACACGCCCTACTGCACCGACATCAACGAGTGTGAGCTTCTGATGCAGTGCGAGCACACGTGCGAAAACCGGTTTGGGAGTTACGTGTGTTCTTGCAACGAGGGCTACGACCTGTTTGACGGGTACATGTGCGTGCACccggaggacgacgacgacgactggACCCCGCTGTTCCCCACGCCGGCCCGGCCGCGTCCAGCCGCCGTGCCGTCGTACGTCAAAGCAGGCAGCGTGCTCGGCCTCACCGTCTTCCTGCTGCTTTGCCTGGTGCTCCTCTTCTTGCTGGTCAGGTACTTGACCAAACGCTGCGGTAGTCTCGATATCGCCTCCATCAAAGGGCCCGATATGGATATTTTCTACCTGCAGCAGGTCACGACAGAGACGTACAAGCGGTTATCGTTTGACAGACAGTCCAAATGCGACTCGCAAAGACTTTAA